Genomic segment of Desulfovibrio litoralis DSM 11393:
GAAAGCCTTTTCTTTACAACCCATGGCGGGAGCTCAAGGCGAACTTACGGGAATTATGCTGATTGCCGCTTATCATAGACACAAAGGCAATAAAAAAACCAAGGTTATTTGCCCCGATTCCGCCCACGGAACAAACCCCGCAACCGCCGCACTCGCAGGTTATGAGGTTGTAAATATCCCTTCAAAAGACGGTATTATTGACCCAAGTATCTTAGCCACAGTCTTAGATGATGATGTTGCCGCTTTAATGATGACTTGTCCGAATACGCTCGGTTTATTTGAAAAAAATCTGCCTGAAATTGTTGAATTATTAAGATCTAAAGATGCACTTTTATATTATGATGGTGCAAATTTTAATGCAATTATGGGAAAAATGCGAGTCGGAGATGCGGGCTTTGACGTTGTTCACCTAAACCTTCACAAAACCATGGGAACCCCACATGGCGGTGGCGGTCCCGGTGCCGGTCCCGTTGGTGTAATCGAAAAACTTATTCCTTTTTTACCGACACCAAGAGTACAAAAAACTAAAGACAATCATTTTTATTTAGAACAAACATCAGAATTAAGCATAGGCAAAGTAGCTCCTTTCCATGGAAATTTTGCCGTTTGTTTAAGAGCGTTGGCATATATTTTACGCCTCGGAAAAGAAGGTTTAACCAGAGCGTCTGAATACGCTGTTTTAAACGCTAACTATTTAAGGGTTGCTTTGGAAAAAGTTTTGGAAATTCCTTATAATAGAATCTGTATGCACGAGTTTGTTGCTTCGGCAGTAAATTATAAAGACGTAAAAGCCCTTGATATTGCCAAAGCCATGCTTGATCAAAATATCCACGCTCCAACAATTTATTTTCCGCTTATTGTTAAAGAATGTATGATGTTTGAACCCACAGAAACAGAAAGCAAAGACACGTTGGACAGACTTATACAAGTTTTATCTGATATTGCCGTGATTGCTGAGAAAAACCCTCAACAATTACACGACGCTCCGCAAAACTTACCTCGTAAGCGAATGGACGAAACAAAAGCCGCTCGGGATATGGTGTTGACCTATGAACTGTGATCTTGCAATTATCGGTGCCGGAGCGGCAGGCATTAAAGCCGCTCAAGTCGCCGCCGAAAAAGGTTTAAAAGTTGTCTTGATAGAAAGAGGATTTATCGGAGGAACCTGTTTAAACTCCGGTTGTGTTCCCACTAAACACCTGCTTTCTCAAACGGATTTTTTAAAACAATTAAATTATCAACAACAAGACAAACTTGAACATTCTTTAATGAATTATGATTTAATAAAAATTCAGCAAAGAAAAGATGAACTGATTGCAATATTGCGACAAGAAACAGCGGAAAGACTTGAAGCTTTGGGTGTAATCATCTTAAAAGGCAAAGCAAATTTTATCAAAACAAATAAATTAAACATAGTCTTATCAGGTGAAAATCAAGAGCTAAGTTTTAAAAACGCAATAATTGCAACCGGAAGTGCTCCGGTTGCCCTTCCCAATATTCGCCCCGATGGCGGTTCTGTTCTCGCATCATCAAGTATTATCAACCTTAAAAAAGCACCAAAAGACCTGATTATTTTAGGAGGCGGGGCAATAGGAATTGAACTTGGTTCTTTTTTTCATCGCCTTGGAACAAAAATTATCATGGTAGAAGGACGAGATAGAATAGCCGCCACCGAAGAACCTACAATAAGTGAAAGATTAAGCAAACAACTAATTGAAAAGGGTTGGGAACTACATATCGGAAAGCCAGTCGTATCGCTTGTAACGGTTGATGATGAAAGCGTTTTAACCTTTGCAGACGGAAATCAACTAAAAGCGGAGTTTTCTTTGGTTGCAATAGGAAGAAAACCTCTTAGTCAAGGGCTTGGACTTGAAGAAATTGGTATAAACCTCAATCAACGAGGTTTTATCGAAACCGACGAAAATTGCACTTCAAATATTCCTAATATTTACGCTATCGGCGATGTTAATGGCAAAATAATGATGGCACATATCGCAGAACAACAAGCGATGATCGCTGTTAACCACATATTAAAAGAGCACACAGATTACAAGATTAAACACGTTTCAAGCTGTATTTACGGAGATATAGAGTTAATAAAAGTAGGCAACTCGGTCGCCGAACTAAAAACACAAGGAAAAACCGTTCAAATATCAACAGCCGAATTTAAAGACAATATCTTTGCAAAATGTTTGGGAGAAAATGACGCTTTTGTTCAAATCGCCTGGGTCAACGATAAAATTGCATCTATTTCGGCTATTGGTCAAAACGTATCTCATTTAATCACGCAAGCAATTATCTTGGTAAATAAAGAATTTACGAAAGACGATATGCAAAAAATCTTCCTACCTGTACCGATATTTGACGAAACACTCAAAACCGCAATTTTAAATAAAAGGCAACAAGCCTAAAGTTTTACACAACAACAAATATTTTACTAAAAAAATAAAATAAAACGTAATAAATAATTTATTTGATTTTTATCTAAATAATTGCAAAAAAAATACTTTTATCATTAAATAAGTTGTGGTAATAACAAAAACATTCGTAAAGCATTTTTTTACTACTCAAACTAAAATAAAAAAATCAAGATGAGATATTTCTTGCTTTTTTGTTTTACTTAGGGTAATTTTCAAAGTGCATAGGTAAACTGATAGATTAGAAAGTTTAATAAATTGGAGGAAGCTTATGAAATTGGCTAAAATTCTTAGTTTAGTGATCGCAATGCTCATGCTTTGCGTAAGTTCCGTATTCGCCCAAAGTGGGCAAGCGGTAAGAAAGGTTGATTCTTTTACTTTCTTTGTTGACCAATCTGGTTCTATGATGATGACTAACAAAGAAGTAAAACTCAACAAAACCGAACTCGCAAAAGAAGTTCTAAAAAGAGTAAACAACCGCATTCCTGATCTTGGTTATGCTGGTGGCTTACATACTTTTGCTCCTTTCAGCGAAGTTCTTACTATTGCACCTTATGACAAAGCTAAAATGGACGGTGCAATCGCTTCTCTTAAGAGCAACCTAGATATTTATGCTCGTTTTACCCCAATGGGTTACGGCATTGATTCTTTTGCTCCTGTTGCAAGCACAATGGCTCGCCCTGCTGCTATCATCTTAGTAACCGACGGTGAAAGCAACCAAGGTAACGACCCTGTTGCAGAAGCTCAAAGCGTTTACGCAGCTAACCCTAATGTATGTTTCCACATCATTTCTTTAGCTGATACCGTAAAAGGCAAACAAGTTTTAGATCAAATCGCTGCTCTTAACGCTTGTACCGTTAAAGTGGACGCAAAAGAACTTTTAACTAGCGATGCCGCTGTTGATAAGTTTGTTGCCGACGTTTTCTATAACTATGGTGGAAAAATTGTTTTACGTAGCGTATTGTTCAACTTTGACTCTGATGTAATAACTTCTGAGTCTGCTGCTATCTTAGACGAAGTTGCCGGTATGTTAAAAGCTCAAAACAATCACTTCTCTATTGCCGGTCATACCTGTAACATCGGTTCAGCTCAATACAACATGGGTCTTTCCATCCGTCGTGCTGACTCTGTTAAGAGATATCTCGTAAAACAAGGTGTTTCTTCAGACAAGATGACCACTCGTGGTTACGGATTAACAGAGCCTAAGTACAGCAATGCTACAGAAGAAGGCAGACGTTTAAACCGTCGTGTTGATATCGATCCTATGAATAAATAGTTTATAATAAAACTATAATGATTATAAAGCCTCCGAATTCTTTCGGGGGCTTTTTTTGTTAGCTTATTATCATAAGAGTATCGTAAAATAAGCTTTGCACTCTTGCGTTTGTCTTTTATGAGTTTCTACATGAAAACCATAAAGCCTTTTAAACTATAAAAAGGTTCATTCTCAAAACCATTGCAAGACTCTGTTTTGCATGCTTTTATTTATGCACATAGCATCAAACGTTTTAAGACACAAAAAACATCAACTTTTACAGACAAAAATTCAAAAAAAAAATATCCCGACGTAATCACTACATCGGGATATTTAACTAGTTAAATATTAAAGAAACAAACACTATTTTAATAACGCTGTAAAACAAAAGCCAAACGTCCAACAATGCGCTCCATACTTTGTTCTATTAACATATATTGTTCCGGGTGTTCGCTATTTCCTGTTCTTAAAACAAAGCGATTTGCACCTTCGTCTAAGAATATTCTGCGTAAGGTTACGCCTTCATATGGAAGAGAAACTCCATAAAGCTCACCGGAAACAACACGCTTACAATTAGTATCAAAACCAACATAAGCACCTTTATGAATAACCGGTTCAAAAGCCGTACTTTCATTGCGTATAATCAAAACGCCGTCTTCCGCAAACGATTGTGGCAAACTGATACGTCCAACCTGAACTAAGTCAGTAGCGTCAACGCCCTGTGCAATATGAACAGGTCTTACAACACACTTTGCATCAGGATCACTATATTTAGACATGCTCTCTTTAAGCTGCAACCCTGCGGGAGCATCAGTAGGCACATAGCCCTGAGCAGTTCTTAAATACATTGGACCACTACCGGTTTTTAGCCAATCAGGGTTTAAACCGAAGCGTTCAA
This window contains:
- the gcvPB gene encoding aminomethyl-transferring glycine dehydrogenase subunit GcvPB is translated as MKTVFEKSVKGRLGNITKKPEKTAKDLLPESLLRQNKARLPELSELDVMRHFTELSRLNFSVDNNFYPLGSCTMKYNPRFADLASSLPGFANIHPFAAEFESSAPFTQGALEAVWTLETLLNELTGMKAFSLQPMAGAQGELTGIMLIAAYHRHKGNKKTKVICPDSAHGTNPATAALAGYEVVNIPSKDGIIDPSILATVLDDDVAALMMTCPNTLGLFEKNLPEIVELLRSKDALLYYDGANFNAIMGKMRVGDAGFDVVHLNLHKTMGTPHGGGGPGAGPVGVIEKLIPFLPTPRVQKTKDNHFYLEQTSELSIGKVAPFHGNFAVCLRALAYILRLGKEGLTRASEYAVLNANYLRVALEKVLEIPYNRICMHEFVASAVNYKDVKALDIAKAMLDQNIHAPTIYFPLIVKECMMFEPTETESKDTLDRLIQVLSDIAVIAEKNPQQLHDAPQNLPRKRMDETKAARDMVLTYEL
- a CDS encoding dihydrolipoyl dehydrogenase family protein produces the protein MNCDLAIIGAGAAGIKAAQVAAEKGLKVVLIERGFIGGTCLNSGCVPTKHLLSQTDFLKQLNYQQQDKLEHSLMNYDLIKIQQRKDELIAILRQETAERLEALGVIILKGKANFIKTNKLNIVLSGENQELSFKNAIIATGSAPVALPNIRPDGGSVLASSSIINLKKAPKDLIILGGGAIGIELGSFFHRLGTKIIMVEGRDRIAATEEPTISERLSKQLIEKGWELHIGKPVVSLVTVDDESVLTFADGNQLKAEFSLVAIGRKPLSQGLGLEEIGINLNQRGFIETDENCTSNIPNIYAIGDVNGKIMMAHIAEQQAMIAVNHILKEHTDYKIKHVSSCIYGDIELIKVGNSVAELKTQGKTVQISTAEFKDNIFAKCLGENDAFVQIAWVNDKIASISAIGQNVSHLITQAIILVNKEFTKDDMQKIFLPVPIFDETLKTAILNKRQQA
- a CDS encoding OmpA family protein codes for the protein MKLAKILSLVIAMLMLCVSSVFAQSGQAVRKVDSFTFFVDQSGSMMMTNKEVKLNKTELAKEVLKRVNNRIPDLGYAGGLHTFAPFSEVLTIAPYDKAKMDGAIASLKSNLDIYARFTPMGYGIDSFAPVASTMARPAAIILVTDGESNQGNDPVAEAQSVYAANPNVCFHIISLADTVKGKQVLDQIAALNACTVKVDAKELLTSDAAVDKFVADVFYNYGGKIVLRSVLFNFDSDVITSESAAILDEVAGMLKAQNNHFSIAGHTCNIGSAQYNMGLSIRRADSVKRYLVKQGVSSDKMTTRGYGLTEPKYSNATEEGRRLNRRVDIDPMNK
- a CDS encoding helix-turn-helix domain-containing protein, translated to MFTFDEIFERIKLATNTRTQVEIANVLDIRQSSISDAKRRNSVPSDWYMKLFERFGLNPDWLKTGSGPMYLRTAQGYVPTDAPAGLQLKESMSKYSDPDAKCVVRPVHIAQGVDATDLVQVGRISLPQSFAEDGVLIIRNESTAFEPVIHKGAYVGFDTNCKRVVSGELYGVSLPYEGVTLRRIFLDEGANRFVLRTGNSEHPEQYMLIEQSMERIVGRLAFVLQRY